A genomic segment from Nitratiruptor sp. YY08-10 encodes:
- a CDS encoding pyridoxine 5'-phosphate synthase: MKLGVNIDHIAVLREARKINDPDPIEALSIVKRAGADQITIHLREDRRHINDYDAKKIIELSSLPVNMECSIDPDIIDIVAQLKPHRATLVPEKREEVTTEGGLDVIGQYERISDAIEKLKAKEIDVSLFIDPDIEILAACADTGADMVELHTGEYANIYAMLYSNLSKTPHSIKSLELSRKELQDRLSLAIGDLENAAIYAAKSGLLVAAGHGLNYQNVGTIAAMPNIIELNIGQSIIARSIWDGLFEAVKKMKELIDEASHCH; this comes from the coding sequence ATGAAACTCGGTGTCAACATCGATCATATTGCAGTACTGAGAGAAGCGAGAAAAATCAATGATCCCGATCCCATAGAAGCTCTTTCCATCGTGAAAAGAGCAGGAGCAGATCAGATAACCATCCATCTTCGTGAAGACAGACGACATATCAACGATTATGATGCAAAAAAAATTATTGAGCTCTCCTCTCTTCCGGTGAATATGGAGTGCAGCATTGATCCGGATATCATTGACATCGTTGCACAGCTCAAGCCTCACAGAGCAACACTTGTCCCTGAAAAGCGAGAAGAGGTGACTACAGAAGGTGGTCTTGACGTCATTGGACAGTATGAGCGCATCAGTGATGCCATAGAAAAACTGAAAGCGAAAGAGATAGATGTCTCCTTGTTTATCGATCCGGATATCGAAATCCTAGCGGCCTGTGCCGATACGGGAGCCGATATGGTGGAACTGCATACAGGAGAGTATGCAAATATCTATGCAATGCTCTATTCCAATCTATCCAAAACGCCCCACTCCATCAAATCTTTGGAACTTTCTCGAAAAGAACTGCAAGATAGGCTCTCCCTCGCTATCGGGGACTTGGAAAACGCTGCGATTTACGCTGCAAAATCGGGACTGCTCGTAGCCGCTGGACATGGTCTTAACTACCAAAATGTCGGAACAATTGCTGCAATGCCAAATATTATTGAACTTAATATCGGCCAAAGCATCATCGCTAGAAGTATTTGGGACGGCCTCTTCGAGGCGGTAAAGAAGATGAAAGAATTAATCGATGAAGCCAGTCATTGCCATTAG
- a CDS encoding MTH1187 family thiamine-binding protein, which yields MSVLMEIAMFPTDVGESKSKYVAEVLKVIEASGLPYQLTPMATIVEGESVEEVSALIPKMYHALEKMGCKRVYSVVKFDIRPGKKDRLKQKVESVQKHLSS from the coding sequence ATGTCGGTTCTAATGGAGATAGCGATGTTTCCAACGGATGTTGGTGAGAGTAAAAGCAAGTATGTAGCTGAGGTTTTAAAGGTTATTGAAGCAAGTGGACTGCCATATCAACTCACTCCCATGGCGACTATCGTCGAGGGAGAGAGTGTGGAAGAGGTGAGCGCGTTGATTCCAAAAATGTACCATGCTCTGGAAAAGATGGGATGCAAACGGGTGTACAGTGTAGTAAAGTTTGATATCAGGCCAGGGAAAAAAGATAGATTAAAACAAAAGGTTGAATCAGTGCAGAAGCATCTCTCTTCATAA
- a CDS encoding alpha/beta fold hydrolase, which translates to MAIREISYNGKIFSLNYELKNPKCDRAILFLHGWGSNKELMQTAFVKHCSYKSIYLDLPGFGKSPNESVLTTKDYANIVQTFLQDLNVRPDIVVGHSFGGKVATLLEPKMLVLLSSAGIVEKKPLTVRMKIALFKMLKPFGIARLRNLFVSRDAKGMSEAMYETFKNVVNEDFSSHFEKCHSEALIFWGEEDRATSLQSGKKIAKLIKNSTFFPLNGDHYFFLDKGKEICKIVKERYEKL; encoded by the coding sequence TTGGCTATTCGTGAAATATCTTATAACGGAAAAATTTTTTCATTGAATTATGAACTGAAAAATCCCAAATGTGATCGGGCGATTCTTTTTTTGCATGGATGGGGAAGCAATAAAGAACTCATGCAAACGGCTTTTGTAAAACACTGTTCTTACAAATCGATCTATCTTGATCTGCCAGGATTTGGAAAAAGTCCGAACGAATCGGTCTTGACCACAAAAGATTATGCAAATATCGTTCAAACTTTTCTACAAGATTTAAACGTTCGTCCTGATATCGTCGTAGGTCACTCTTTTGGCGGTAAGGTTGCGACACTGCTTGAGCCCAAAATGCTTGTGCTTTTGAGCAGTGCCGGGATTGTGGAAAAAAAGCCCCTTACAGTGCGAATGAAAATAGCTCTTTTTAAAATGCTCAAACCTTTTGGCATTGCACGACTTAGAAATCTTTTTGTCTCACGAGATGCCAAAGGGATGAGTGAAGCGATGTATGAGACATTTAAAAATGTTGTAAATGAAGATTTTTCTTCCCATTTTGAGAAATGTCATAGCGAGGCTTTGATATTTTGGGGAGAGGAAGATCGAGCAACATCGTTGCAAAGCGGTAAAAAAATTGCAAAGTTAATTAAAAACAGTACCTTTTTCCCTCTCAATGGTGACCATTACTTCTTTTTGGATAAAGGCAAAGAGATCTGTAAAATCGTGAAGGAGCGGTATGAAAAACTGTAG
- the pdxA gene encoding 4-hydroxythreonine-4-phosphate dehydrogenase has product MKPVIAISLGDFNGIGPEIALKCHDIIKQSCTPLYFTNYEMIQKAARLLNMHIPNDFEIEYVKGDFPIKPGKVSKKSGVFSFRAFQKAVEFTNSGICEALVTLPIHKEAWMKANIPYKGHTDYMRKRFKKEAIMMLGCPKLFVALFTEHIPLKKVPSCIEKKRLAQFLIDFYREAAPNKPVAVLGLNPHAGDGGALGDEEKVIKKAIDKANKAVKKEIFFGPVVPDVAFTPNFRKNLTHIVAMYHDQGLAPLKALYFDESINVSLNLPILRTSVDHGTAFDIAYKNQANTQSYLNAVQYAISHL; this is encoded by the coding sequence ATGAAGCCAGTCATTGCCATTAGCCTTGGCGATTTTAACGGTATCGGCCCAGAAATTGCTCTAAAATGCCATGATATTATCAAACAGTCTTGCACTCCCCTTTACTTTACCAATTATGAAATGATTCAAAAAGCAGCCAGACTTTTAAATATGCATATTCCAAATGATTTTGAAATAGAGTATGTCAAAGGCGATTTTCCGATAAAACCTGGAAAAGTGAGTAAAAAAAGCGGTGTTTTTTCGTTCCGTGCTTTCCAAAAGGCGGTTGAATTTACCAATTCCGGCATTTGCGAAGCGCTAGTTACTCTACCAATCCATAAAGAAGCTTGGATGAAAGCGAATATCCCCTACAAGGGCCATACAGATTATATGCGAAAGAGATTCAAAAAAGAGGCCATCATGATGCTTGGCTGCCCAAAACTTTTTGTAGCTCTTTTTACGGAACATATCCCTTTGAAAAAAGTACCGAGTTGCATCGAAAAAAAGAGACTCGCTCAATTTTTAATCGATTTTTACCGTGAAGCTGCGCCTAATAAACCTGTTGCCGTTTTGGGTCTCAATCCGCACGCCGGTGACGGGGGAGCACTGGGCGATGAAGAAAAAGTAATAAAAAAAGCGATCGACAAAGCAAACAAAGCAGTCAAAAAAGAAATCTTTTTCGGTCCAGTTGTACCTGATGTAGCGTTTACGCCAAATTTTAGAAAAAATCTTACTCACATTGTCGCAATGTACCATGATCAGGGCTTGGCGCCTTTAAAAGCACTCTATTTTGATGAGTCAATCAATGTCTCACTCAATCTCCCCATTTTACGAACTTCAGTGGATCATGGCACCGCTTTTGATATTGCCTATAAAAACCAAGCCAATACACAAAGTTATCTCAATGCTGTGCAATATGCCATCTCCCACTTATGA
- the tgt gene encoding tRNA guanosine(34) transglycosylase Tgt: MDFFIDATDNNARACTIKTSHSTIKTPVFMPVGTAASVKSLDTIDLRDILQTQIILANTYHLYLRPGDDVVKKLGGLHGFTGYNRSFLTDSGGFQAFSLSDISKANEKGIQFQSHIDGTKHFFTPQKVLDIQYNLGSDIMMILDDLVALPATKERLALSVDRTTRWAQESIEYHKKMQAQGIGTSQNIFAIIQGGTDYVFRKKSAMELTALDFDGFAIGGLSVGEENNVMYDTVEFTTPFMPKNKPRYLMGVGTPEDLVECIDRGVDMFDCVMPTRNARNGTIFTSFGRLNIKAAKYKLDQNPIDENCNCYTCQNYTRAYLNHLYRAKELTYYRLASIHNLHYYLTLMKEAREAIQKGEYKAFKKAFYARRQS, from the coding sequence TTGGATTTTTTTATTGACGCTACCGACAATAACGCCAGAGCCTGTACTATAAAAACATCACATTCTACCATAAAAACGCCAGTGTTTATGCCTGTCGGAACGGCTGCCAGTGTAAAATCTCTCGATACTATCGACTTGAGAGACATCCTTCAAACACAAATTATTTTGGCAAACACATACCATTTATATCTAAGACCGGGAGACGATGTGGTCAAAAAACTTGGAGGACTACACGGATTTACCGGTTACAATCGAAGCTTCCTGACAGATAGTGGTGGCTTTCAAGCTTTCAGTCTTAGCGATATCAGCAAAGCCAATGAAAAAGGCATTCAATTCCAAAGCCACATAGATGGTACCAAACACTTTTTTACTCCGCAAAAAGTTTTAGACATCCAATACAATCTTGGTAGTGACATTATGATGATTTTAGATGATCTGGTCGCGCTTCCGGCAACTAAAGAGCGTCTTGCACTCTCTGTCGATCGAACCACCCGATGGGCACAAGAGTCGATCGAATACCACAAAAAAATGCAAGCACAAGGCATAGGAACCAGCCAAAATATCTTTGCCATTATCCAAGGCGGAACCGATTACGTATTTCGTAAAAAAAGCGCTATGGAACTGACGGCTCTCGATTTCGACGGATTTGCTATAGGAGGGCTCAGCGTAGGAGAGGAAAATAACGTCATGTATGATACAGTAGAGTTCACAACTCCTTTTATGCCCAAAAACAAACCAAGATATCTCATGGGCGTAGGCACACCAGAAGATTTGGTTGAATGTATCGACCGAGGCGTAGATATGTTCGATTGTGTGATGCCAACAAGAAATGCACGAAACGGGACGATATTTACCTCTTTTGGCAGACTCAACATCAAAGCTGCAAAATATAAGCTTGATCAAAACCCTATCGACGAAAATTGTAACTGCTATACATGTCAAAACTATACAAGAGCCTATCTCAACCATCTTTACAGAGCAAAAGAGCTGACATATTACCGGCTCGCTTCCATTCACAATCTGCACTACTATCTAACGCTCATGAAAGAAGCAAGAGAAGCAATCCAAAAGGGTGAATATAAAGCGTTTAAAAAAGCATTTTACGCAAGGAGACAATCATGA
- a CDS encoding nucleotide pyrophosphohydrolase: MKGSLYELQHLLDEFIKERDWQKYHRPKNLAMSIAIEAAELMEHFQWCDKDAKEFSQSEKAEIGEEMADVLHYLLRLASVLDIDLYEASKKKIAKNQKRFPVEMAKSMKKSGC; encoded by the coding sequence TTGAAGGGTAGTCTGTATGAACTGCAGCATCTTTTGGATGAGTTTATCAAAGAGCGGGATTGGCAAAAGTATCACAGACCCAAAAATCTTGCCATGAGTATTGCGATAGAAGCGGCAGAACTTATGGAACATTTTCAGTGGTGTGATAAAGATGCCAAAGAGTTTAGCCAATCAGAAAAGGCAGAAATTGGTGAAGAGATGGCAGATGTGTTACACTATCTATTGCGACTCGCCTCGGTCCTTGATATAGATCTGTATGAGGCATCAAAGAAAAAGATTGCAAAAAATCAAAAGCGATTTCCGGTTGAAATGGCAAAAAGTATGAAAAAAAGCGGATGCTAA
- a CDS encoding UDP-N-acetylmuramoyl-tripeptide--D-alanyl-D-alanine ligase, whose product MIWLHLIGHTLFVLMLGFYLIQNLQWYNYRFSRVVLHHHAPWQHILFFLAPLFIYIAIREYVLVMDIFYGAILYVWQRKIDKKLVFTARVKRFFLLLFGITLLLDLLCIAKLHCPLFSTVLPLAVALLLSNIIESYLMALYKKEARKKLETIDPTIIAVTASYGKTSIKNFIYQLLNDSYQVYKTPRSVNTLAGIIKDINTALPPKCEVYVVEAGARERGDILEITKFLNHHYAVVGKVGPQHIEYFKTLENIIATKLEILHSNRLKKSFLWDGLPVKDDPKFVKFGSNIKNVKADLDGVCWDLELQGEVFHFQAPILGAFNAFNITAAILVAKEFGIDMQTLQKSVSQLKGVEHRLQRIEAGGKKIIDDSFNGNLEGMIASYELVKSYPGRKVVVTPGIVESDEKSNIELAKKINDVFDLAILTGKINKEILKKYITIDTIIVEDKNELQDVLAKKTKSGDLILFSNDTPSFM is encoded by the coding sequence ATGATTTGGCTGCATCTCATTGGGCATACTCTTTTTGTCCTTATGCTTGGGTTTTATCTGATTCAAAATCTGCAATGGTACAACTACCGCTTCAGTAGAGTTGTATTGCACCATCACGCTCCATGGCAACATATTCTTTTTTTCTTAGCGCCTCTGTTTATTTATATCGCAATTCGCGAATATGTTTTGGTTATGGACATTTTTTATGGAGCGATCCTTTATGTTTGGCAGCGAAAAATTGATAAAAAACTGGTATTTACAGCTCGAGTGAAACGTTTTTTTCTGCTTCTTTTTGGGATTACACTGCTTCTTGATCTTTTATGTATTGCAAAATTGCATTGTCCGCTTTTTAGTACTGTATTGCCTCTGGCAGTTGCGCTGTTGCTCTCCAATATCATCGAGAGTTATTTGATGGCGCTGTATAAAAAAGAGGCGAGAAAAAAACTTGAAACGATAGACCCTACCATCATAGCAGTTACGGCAAGTTACGGGAAAACCAGCATCAAAAACTTCATTTATCAGCTGTTGAACGACTCATACCAAGTCTACAAAACACCAAGAAGTGTCAATACTCTGGCAGGAATCATCAAAGATATCAACACTGCTTTGCCTCCAAAATGTGAAGTGTATGTGGTGGAGGCAGGAGCCAGAGAGCGTGGCGATATTTTGGAAATCACGAAATTTCTCAATCATCACTATGCAGTAGTTGGTAAAGTCGGCCCCCAACATATTGAATACTTTAAAACATTGGAAAACATCATCGCGACGAAGCTGGAGATCTTGCACTCTAATCGGTTAAAAAAATCTTTTTTGTGGGACGGATTGCCTGTTAAAGATGATCCAAAATTTGTCAAATTTGGCTCAAATATCAAAAACGTCAAAGCCGATTTGGATGGGGTATGCTGGGATCTTGAGTTGCAAGGAGAGGTTTTTCATTTCCAAGCGCCAATTTTAGGAGCGTTCAATGCCTTCAATATCACAGCTGCCATTTTGGTGGCAAAAGAGTTTGGTATCGATATGCAGACGCTGCAAAAAAGTGTATCACAGCTCAAAGGAGTTGAGCATAGACTCCAAAGAATTGAAGCCGGAGGCAAAAAGATCATCGACGATAGCTTCAATGGCAATTTGGAAGGGATGATTGCATCCTATGAACTTGTCAAAAGCTATCCTGGCAGAAAAGTGGTGGTAACGCCCGGTATCGTTGAGAGTGACGAAAAAAGCAATATCGAACTGGCAAAAAAAATCAACGATGTTTTTGATCTTGCCATCTTAACGGGTAAAATAAACAAAGAGATACTAAAAAAATATATCACTATTGATACGATTATCGTGGAAGATAAAAATGAGCTGCAAGATGTTCTTGCAAAAAAGACAAAAAGTGGCGATTTGATCTTATTTAGTAACGATACTCCCTCGTTTATGTAA
- a CDS encoding trimeric intracellular cation channel family protein — protein MSILEITDILGIVAFALSGYWVAAKERFDLLGAFILSFLTALGGGVLRDILVDRTPYAFSHSLPSLLVISVVLISYLFHLKKYFHFQNRTLFIVSDAIGLVSFAITGAMVATQADFNFFGVILVALITAVGGGVLRDMLLNQVPLILKSDFYGSVAIITGGLIYAVDKMQFMNTLSIVSIFVFSFLLRMIAYYRQWNLPKA, from the coding sequence ATGAGTATCTTGGAAATCACTGATATCCTTGGAATTGTCGCCTTTGCTTTGAGCGGATACTGGGTAGCGGCAAAAGAGCGGTTCGATCTTTTGGGTGCTTTTATCCTTTCGTTTTTGACAGCACTCGGAGGAGGAGTTTTGCGCGATATTTTGGTGGATAGGACCCCATACGCCTTTTCGCATTCGCTGCCTTCTCTTTTAGTGATTTCAGTTGTCTTGATCTCCTATCTGTTTCATTTGAAAAAATATTTTCATTTTCAAAATAGGACACTTTTTATCGTCAGTGATGCGATCGGTCTTGTTTCCTTTGCTATTACAGGAGCGATGGTTGCTACTCAGGCAGATTTCAACTTTTTTGGCGTTATTTTGGTTGCACTCATCACGGCTGTTGGCGGTGGAGTTTTGCGTGATATGCTCCTTAATCAGGTCCCATTGATTCTCAAAAGCGATTTTTACGGAAGTGTTGCGATCATTACCGGAGGACTCATTTATGCTGTAGATAAAATGCAGTTCATGAATACATTGAGTATTGTATCTATTTTTGTCTTCTCGTTTTTGCTTCGCATGATTGCCTATTACAGGCAATGGAACCTTCCCAAAGCATAG
- a CDS encoding HIT domain-containing protein, whose amino-acid sequence MYDIVYAPWRSEYVTRKKIKGCVFCYIVKHPEEDEELGVLYRAKYSFVVMNKYPYTPGHFMVIPNQHIDNLENLPQEHWEEISRLTKQGVALLKNVLNAEGVNIGMNLGAAAGAGIAEHIHMHLVPRWQRDTNFITTIGHTRVYSTDFFKIYKKLKSHAKEYFEG is encoded by the coding sequence ATGTATGATATTGTATATGCCCCATGGCGAAGTGAGTATGTGACGAGGAAAAAAATCAAAGGGTGTGTATTTTGCTATATTGTCAAGCATCCTGAAGAGGATGAAGAACTTGGAGTGCTTTATAGAGCCAAATACTCTTTTGTTGTTATGAACAAATACCCCTATACGCCGGGTCATTTTATGGTTATTCCAAATCAGCATATCGATAATTTGGAAAATTTGCCACAAGAGCATTGGGAAGAGATTTCACGATTGACGAAACAAGGGGTAGCTTTACTGAAAAATGTACTCAATGCCGAGGGCGTCAACATTGGTATGAATTTAGGAGCAGCAGCAGGAGCAGGGATAGCAGAACATATCCACATGCATCTGGTACCAAGGTGGCAAAGGGATACGAACTTTATCACAACAATTGGCCATACAAGAGTCTATAGCACTGATTTTTTCAAAATATATAAGAAACTGAAAAGCCATGCAAAGGAGTATTTTGAAGGGTAG
- a CDS encoding TRAP transporter large permease subunit, giving the protein MNKLSLWIDKLNRFFAYFSALIALILAFLVFYDAFMRYLFHEGSIALQELEWYFFDLTFLLSSGFALKHDKHVRVDIFYERFSPKTKALINFYDALLLIIPFSVIILYYSGIFTWQSFLQHEASSDPGGLPYRWLIKSAIVLFALLLFLQAISEIIKISQKIEWKKAFFIAVLIVVTVVAFRFVDLYYFLHPALLMFGLSLVLLMLGFRVAFVFAASAIVFALIDADLSFAIFKMLPMRIYGIMQNFTLMAVPLFILMGLILEKSQIAKSLLENLGLMFGNIRGGLAVGVVIVGAILAAATGIVGASVVMMSVITLPVMIRYGYDKTLASGTIAASGTLGQIIPPSIVLIVLGDVLSVSVGDLFKSAVIPGLLLVFFYIVYILTFAFLKPNVAPAIKLEKKPTVLELTKAIIPSFALILAVLGSIFAGIATPTESAAMGVVGALILTLLTKTLNQEMIVYVTIETVKLSAMIFTILIGATAFSLVFNEIGGEELVKQFFAYQIGNKETFLLVSMAIIFLLGFFIDFVEISFVVIPLFVPLLAHFNIDPLWFGILVALNLQASFLTPPFGFSLFYLKGAAGDLVKTKDIYKGVIPYILLQIVVLVIIYLFPSLIKVF; this is encoded by the coding sequence GTGAATAAACTCTCTTTATGGATTGATAAGCTCAATAGATTTTTTGCCTATTTCAGTGCTTTGATTGCATTAATTCTTGCCTTTTTGGTTTTTTATGATGCTTTCATGCGCTACCTCTTTCATGAAGGCTCTATCGCTCTGCAAGAGCTCGAGTGGTACTTTTTTGATCTCACTTTCTTGCTTAGCAGCGGATTTGCTCTCAAGCATGATAAACATGTACGGGTCGATATCTTTTATGAGCGTTTTTCTCCAAAGACAAAAGCATTGATCAATTTTTACGATGCATTGCTGCTTATCATTCCTTTTTCAGTGATTATTCTTTACTATTCAGGGATTTTCACATGGCAAAGTTTCTTACAGCATGAGGCATCGAGTGACCCTGGCGGTCTTCCATATAGGTGGCTTATCAAATCAGCGATTGTCCTTTTTGCATTGTTGCTCTTTCTGCAAGCTATCAGTGAAATCATCAAAATTTCGCAAAAAATAGAGTGGAAAAAGGCTTTTTTCATTGCAGTTTTGATCGTGGTTACGGTCGTAGCCTTTCGATTTGTTGATTTGTACTACTTTTTGCACCCGGCTCTTTTGATGTTTGGACTCTCTTTGGTTCTTTTGATGCTTGGATTTCGGGTGGCCTTTGTCTTTGCCGCTTCTGCAATCGTTTTTGCATTGATCGATGCGGATTTGAGCTTTGCCATTTTTAAGATGCTTCCGATGCGCATTTATGGCATCATGCAAAACTTCACGCTGATGGCTGTCCCTCTTTTCATCTTGATGGGGCTCATTTTGGAAAAGAGCCAAATCGCCAAATCTTTATTGGAAAATCTTGGACTGATGTTTGGCAATATCCGAGGTGGACTGGCTGTGGGTGTCGTGATTGTTGGAGCGATATTGGCCGCGGCAACGGGAATAGTCGGGGCAAGTGTGGTGATGATGAGTGTGATAACGCTGCCTGTGATGATCCGCTATGGATATGACAAGACACTTGCTAGTGGAACGATTGCTGCAAGCGGAACACTTGGACAGATCATCCCTCCTTCCATCGTTCTCATTGTACTTGGAGATGTTTTGAGTGTAAGTGTTGGCGATCTGTTTAAATCGGCAGTTATACCAGGACTTTTACTGGTCTTTTTTTATATTGTTTATATTCTTACATTTGCTTTTTTAAAACCAAATGTTGCACCGGCTATCAAACTGGAGAAAAAACCGACTGTTTTGGAACTGACAAAAGCCATCATTCCATCTTTTGCCCTGATTTTGGCAGTGCTTGGATCTATTTTTGCTGGAATTGCCACTCCAACTGAGTCTGCAGCCATGGGTGTCGTGGGCGCCTTGATTTTAACGCTGCTTACAAAAACGCTCAATCAAGAGATGATTGTTTATGTAACGATTGAGACAGTAAAGCTGAGCGCTATGATTTTTACTATTTTGATCGGTGCCACTGCATTTAGTCTTGTTTTTAATGAGATTGGCGGTGAAGAGCTTGTAAAACAGTTTTTTGCCTATCAAATAGGTAATAAAGAGACTTTCTTGCTTGTTTCCATGGCGATTATCTTTCTCCTTGGATTTTTTATCGATTTCGTTGAGATCTCTTTTGTTGTGATCCCTCTTTTTGTTCCGCTTCTTGCACATTTCAATATCGATCCTTTGTGGTTTGGCATCTTAGTGGCACTCAATTTGCAAGCTTCTTTCTTGACACCCCCATTTGGATTTAGTCTTTTTTATCTCAAAGGTGCGGCCGGTGATCTCGTAAAAACAAAAGATATCTATAAAGGTGTCATTCCATATATCCTTTTACAGATCGTTGTGCTTGTAATCATCTATCTCTTTCCATCTTTGATAAAGGTGTTTTGA
- a CDS encoding aminoacetone oxidase family FAD-binding enzyme, which translates to MIDVAILGAGASGLFAASHLKNKKVALFEHNPKIAQKIKISGGGRCNVTNEKLSIENFVTSTPDKAWQILQRFDNNKLLSWLHQRGCKPVKQKKYQFFCPQSSQELIEILRSETNASIHTCTEILDLIKVGDHFLVKTARNELKARAVLVATGGLSYKKIGASGIGYEIAKRNGLNVTPLRPALVGLTVQKEQFWFKELSGIAFEATVRVGKKEFCDNILFAHRGISGPAILNASLYWEKGTIEIAFLKKLPRFVPHKHISSQISLPKRFVKRFLQVIGLQDKRYEQLGENERKRLRLFESYSFAPAGTFGYERAEVTKGGVHLQDMDECLQSVHVPGLFFAGEVLDVTGELGGYNLQWAFSSGYSAAKGIYEYLGNH; encoded by the coding sequence GTGATTGATGTAGCGATACTGGGAGCCGGAGCAAGCGGGCTGTTTGCCGCTTCGCATCTTAAAAACAAAAAAGTGGCTCTTTTTGAACATAATCCTAAAATCGCCCAAAAAATAAAAATAAGCGGGGGAGGGCGCTGCAATGTAACAAACGAAAAGCTCAGCATCGAGAACTTCGTTACCTCAACGCCTGATAAAGCGTGGCAGATTCTTCAAAGATTTGATAACAACAAGCTCCTTTCATGGCTTCATCAAAGAGGTTGTAAGCCTGTAAAACAGAAAAAATATCAGTTTTTTTGTCCCCAATCTTCCCAGGAGCTTATCGAAATTCTTCGTTCGGAAACGAATGCGTCAATCCACACCTGTACAGAAATTCTAGACCTCATAAAAGTCGGCGACCATTTTTTGGTAAAAACTGCACGCAATGAGTTGAAGGCAAGAGCTGTACTGGTTGCTACAGGAGGTTTAAGCTATAAAAAAATCGGGGCAAGCGGTATAGGATATGAAATAGCCAAAAGAAATGGATTGAATGTGACACCACTTCGTCCTGCTCTTGTCGGTTTGACGGTTCAAAAAGAGCAGTTTTGGTTCAAAGAGCTTAGTGGAATTGCTTTTGAAGCAACGGTGCGTGTGGGCAAGAAGGAGTTTTGTGACAATATCCTTTTTGCACATAGAGGCATCAGTGGACCAGCCATACTGAATGCATCGCTGTATTGGGAGAAAGGAACGATCGAAATCGCTTTTTTGAAAAAACTTCCCAGGTTTGTACCTCATAAACATATCAGTTCGCAAATCTCCTTGCCAAAACGGTTTGTAAAACGATTTTTGCAGGTCATCGGTCTTCAAGATAAAAGATATGAGCAGTTAGGGGAGAATGAGAGAAAAAGGTTGAGACTGTTTGAGTCCTACTCTTTTGCACCCGCCGGAACCTTTGGATATGAAAGGGCGGAAGTTACAAAAGGGGGTGTGCATTTGCAAGATATGGATGAGTGTTTGCAAAGTGTTCATGTTCCTGGTCTCTTTTTTGCTGGAGAAGTTCTCGATGTCACTGGAGAGCTTGGCGGATACAATTTGCAGTGGGCCTTTTCCAGCGGATACAGCGCAGCAAAGGGGATATATGAGTATCTTGGAAATCACTGA
- a CDS encoding acylphosphatase — protein sequence MKNCRCIIKGRVQGVWFRRFTQDIANSLGISGFVRNLPDGSVEVEASVPETVWEEFLQALHEGPPLAKVESIEIEPIKKTFSGPFEVLR from the coding sequence ATGAAAAACTGTAGATGTATCATAAAAGGAAGGGTACAAGGGGTTTGGTTTCGACGATTTACCCAAGATATTGCCAACAGTCTCGGAATCAGTGGATTTGTGCGAAACCTTCCTGATGGGTCTGTGGAAGTGGAGGCAAGTGTTCCCGAAACTGTCTGGGAGGAGTTTTTGCAAGCATTACATGAAGGACCACCTTTGGCAAAAGTGGAGTCGATCGAAATCGAGCCTATCAAAAAAACGTTCAGCGGACCTTTTGAGGTGCTTCGATGA